In Paraburkholderia caballeronis, the following proteins share a genomic window:
- a CDS encoding 2-dehydropantoate 2-reductase, whose protein sequence is MKVGIYGAGAIGGWIGARLGLDGHRVAVVARGATLDAVRANGLRLVEGGETRSVVVDASADPADLGPQDVVVVAVKAPAMAAVAAGIGPLLGERTVVMTAMNGVPWWFCAGLGPELAGTRLESVDPSGAIAAAIPAERTIGCVVHASCLQDAPGVIRHHLGNGLIVGEATGHASERVGQLADALASAGFDVERSAQIQRDIWFKLWGNMTMNPISALTGATTDRVLGDELVRGFATNVMREAAEIGRRIGIPIDQDPEDRHKVTLRLGAMKTSMLQDVIAGKPVEIDALVSAVRELGQVTGVATPFTDALLGLSRLHARTLGLY, encoded by the coding sequence ATGAAGGTGGGCATCTATGGAGCCGGCGCGATCGGCGGCTGGATCGGCGCGCGGCTCGGTCTCGACGGGCATCGGGTGGCGGTGGTCGCGCGCGGCGCGACGCTCGACGCCGTGCGCGCGAACGGGCTGCGTCTGGTCGAGGGCGGTGAAACGCGGTCGGTGGTCGTCGATGCGAGCGCCGACCCTGCCGACCTCGGCCCGCAGGACGTGGTCGTCGTCGCGGTGAAAGCGCCGGCGATGGCGGCGGTCGCGGCCGGCATCGGGCCGCTGCTCGGCGAACGGACGGTCGTGATGACCGCGATGAACGGCGTGCCGTGGTGGTTCTGCGCGGGCCTCGGGCCGGAACTGGCCGGCACGCGGCTCGAATCCGTCGATCCGTCCGGTGCGATCGCGGCGGCGATTCCGGCCGAACGCACGATCGGCTGCGTCGTGCATGCAAGCTGCCTGCAGGACGCGCCCGGCGTGATCCGCCATCACCTCGGCAACGGGCTGATCGTCGGCGAGGCGACCGGTCATGCGAGCGAGCGGGTCGGGCAACTCGCGGACGCGCTGGCGTCGGCGGGTTTCGACGTCGAGCGTTCGGCGCAGATCCAGCGCGACATCTGGTTCAAGCTGTGGGGCAACATGACGATGAACCCGATCAGCGCGCTGACCGGCGCGACGACCGATCGCGTGCTCGGCGACGAACTGGTCCGCGGTTTCGCGACGAACGTGATGCGCGAGGCGGCGGAGATCGGCCGGCGCATCGGCATCCCGATCGACCAGGACCCGGAGGATCGCCACAAGGTGACGCTGCGGCTCGGCGCGATGAAAACGTCGATGCTGCAGGACGTGATCGCGGGGAAGCCGGTCGAGATCGACGCGCTGGTGTCGGCGGTGCGCGAACTGGGGCAGGTGACGGGCGTCGCGACGCCGTTCACCGATGCGCTGCTCGGGCTGTCGCGGCTGCATGCGCGCACGCTGGGGCTTTATTGA
- a CDS encoding porin has protein sequence MKRVLLTAAAAAAASAAPGIALAQSSVTLYGIVDAGFTYTSNSKGSSQIALTGGNESASRWGVRGSEDLGGGLNAIFTLEAGFNPANGTMGQNGTEFGRLAFVGLSSPYGTVTLGRQYSSQADFVNPMSAGATWAASGAGYGTHPADLDNLNNSNRINNSVKYQSVTWRGLSFGGLYSFGGQPGSLARNQVWSLGAGYTSGPLSLAAGYLYVSRPNFSFWGDKANDTTTGSNIANPIISGYASAGAEHIVAAGAQYAFGPATASVVYTNTRFTDLGSVDVAGLAPNGAGNGSHATFNSAELNLRYQATPALMFALSYDYTNGTGVGNGSAVYHTVDFGATYALSKRTDLYAVGVFQHAAGVDSTGHRAVAAIIGSTPSTSAVQTVVTAGIRHRF, from the coding sequence ATGAAACGAGTCCTTCTCACGGCCGCCGCGGCGGCTGCCGCCTCGGCGGCGCCCGGTATCGCACTCGCGCAGAGCAGCGTCACGCTGTACGGCATCGTGGATGCCGGCTTCACGTACACGTCGAATTCGAAAGGCAGCAGCCAGATCGCGCTGACCGGCGGCAACGAGTCCGCGTCCCGCTGGGGGGTGCGCGGCAGCGAAGACCTCGGCGGCGGGCTGAACGCGATCTTCACGCTCGAAGCGGGCTTCAACCCGGCGAACGGCACGATGGGCCAGAACGGCACCGAGTTCGGACGGCTCGCGTTCGTCGGACTGTCGAGCCCGTACGGCACCGTCACGCTCGGCCGCCAGTATTCGTCGCAGGCCGACTTCGTGAACCCGATGTCCGCGGGCGCGACGTGGGCCGCGTCCGGCGCCGGTTACGGCACGCATCCGGCCGACCTCGACAACCTGAACAATTCCAACCGGATCAACAACTCGGTCAAGTATCAGAGCGTGACGTGGCGCGGCCTCAGCTTCGGCGGCCTGTACAGCTTCGGCGGCCAGCCGGGCAGTCTCGCGCGCAACCAGGTGTGGTCGCTCGGGGCCGGTTATACGAGCGGGCCGCTGTCGCTCGCGGCCGGTTATCTGTACGTGAGCCGGCCGAACTTCTCGTTCTGGGGCGACAAGGCCAACGACACGACGACCGGCAGCAACATCGCGAATCCGATCATCTCCGGTTATGCGTCGGCGGGCGCGGAACACATCGTCGCCGCGGGCGCGCAATACGCATTCGGCCCGGCGACCGCGAGCGTCGTGTACACCAATACGCGCTTCACCGATCTCGGCTCGGTGGACGTCGCCGGACTCGCGCCGAACGGCGCCGGCAACGGCAGCCATGCGACGTTCAACAGCGCGGAACTGAACCTGCGCTACCAGGCGACGCCCGCGCTGATGTTCGCGCTGTCGTACGACTACACGAACGGCACCGGTGTCGGCAACGGCAGCGCGGTCTATCACACGGTCGATTTCGGCGCGACCTACGCGCTGTCGAAGCGCACCGACCTCTATGCGGTCGGCGTGTTCCAGCACGCGGCGGGCGTCGACTCGACCGGCCATCGCGCGGTCGCGGCGATCATCGGCTCGACGCCGTCGACCAGCGCCGTGCAGACCGTCGTGACGGCCGGCATCCGCCATCGCTTCTGA
- a CDS encoding amino acid aminotransferase: MFEHIPPYPGDPILSLNEDFQKDPRTDKVNLSIGIYFDAAGKLPLMAAVRRAEAALLDRVRPRSYLPMAGRADYRDAAQALAFGADSAARAANRIATIQTLGGSGALKIGADFLKRYFPGSEIWISDPSWENHRVVFEGAGFVVHTYPYYDDATGGLRFDDMLAAIDRLPPRSIVLLHACCHNPTGVDLTHEQWRQLAPVLRQRELIAFVDMAYQGFGSGLDDDAFAVRLLAGAGIPVVVASSFSKNFSLYGERVGALSVVCDSEAEAQRVLGQLTSTVRANYSNPPTHGATLVAAVLADAALRAEWEAELNGMRERILAMRHAIHAGLDGRIDETLRARYLTQHGMFTYTGLDQDQVARLRAEHGVYLIRSGRMCVAGLNESNVAYVASAIAAVAGRQA, from the coding sequence ATGTTCGAGCACATTCCGCCGTATCCCGGCGACCCGATCCTCAGCCTCAACGAGGACTTCCAGAAGGACCCGCGCACCGACAAGGTCAACCTGAGCATCGGCATCTACTTCGACGCGGCGGGCAAGCTGCCGCTGATGGCCGCCGTGCGCCGCGCGGAAGCCGCGCTGCTGGACCGCGTGCGGCCGCGCTCGTATCTGCCGATGGCGGGCCGCGCCGACTATCGCGACGCCGCGCAGGCGCTCGCGTTCGGCGCGGACTCGGCGGCGCGCGCGGCAAACCGCATCGCCACGATCCAGACGCTCGGCGGGTCCGGCGCGCTGAAGATCGGCGCGGACTTCCTGAAGCGGTATTTTCCGGGGTCCGAAATCTGGATCAGCGATCCTAGCTGGGAGAACCATCGCGTGGTGTTCGAGGGCGCGGGTTTCGTGGTCCACACGTATCCGTACTACGACGACGCGACGGGCGGCCTGCGTTTCGACGACATGCTCGCGGCGATCGACCGTCTGCCGCCGCGCAGCATCGTGCTGCTGCACGCGTGCTGCCACAACCCGACCGGCGTGGACCTGACGCACGAGCAATGGCGGCAGCTTGCGCCGGTGCTGCGGCAGCGCGAACTGATCGCGTTCGTCGATATGGCGTACCAGGGTTTCGGCTCCGGCCTCGACGACGATGCGTTCGCCGTGCGCCTGCTCGCCGGCGCGGGCATCCCGGTCGTGGTCGCGAGTTCGTTCTCGAAGAACTTCTCGCTGTACGGCGAGCGGGTCGGCGCGTTGAGCGTCGTGTGCGACAGCGAAGCCGAAGCGCAGCGCGTGCTCGGCCAGTTGACGTCGACGGTCCGCGCGAACTACAGCAATCCGCCGACGCACGGCGCGACGCTCGTCGCCGCCGTGCTCGCGGACGCGGCGCTGCGCGCCGAATGGGAAGCGGAACTGAACGGGATGCGCGAGCGCATCCTCGCGATGCGCCACGCGATCCACGCGGGGCTCGACGGCCGGATCGACGAGACGCTGCGCGCGCGTTACCTGACGCAGCACGGCATGTTCACGTACACCGGTCTCGATCAGGACCAGGTCGCGCGGCTGCGCGCGGAACACGGCGTGTATCTGATCCGCTCGGGCCGCATGTGCGTCGCCGGGCTGAACGAATCGAACGTCGCTTACGTCGCGTCCGCGATCGCCGCGGTCGCGGGCCGCCAGGCGTGA
- a CDS encoding MFS transporter, giving the protein MSTPQNLGAAPAAPPDRSAPQPATPPLHGRLVLLLAAAAGLAVAPLYYSQPMLGVLGPDIGASARAIGFVPMLTQLGYALGILLLAPLGDRYDRRRVILVKAAALVGSLLLAAGSPSLGVLLVASFAIGLSATMAQDVVPAAATLAPDLHRGKVVGTVMTGLLMGILLSRVVSGMVAERFSWRAMFVAAAVSVAAIGFAAARGLPAFQPTTSVSYRSLIGSLGTLWRRHPALRRAALAQGLLSVGFSAFWSTLAIMLHDAPFHLGSAAAGAFGLAGAAGALAAPIAGRISDRRGPEWVTRFGIGVVAVSFAAMAFAAVLSPHAQLGLIAVSTVGFDLGIQASLIAHQTIVYGIDPASRSRLNAVLFVGVFIGMATGAALGSLLLAQWGWGGVIALAVATAVAAMAVRVWPRKG; this is encoded by the coding sequence GTGTCCACTCCGCAGAACCTCGGCGCCGCGCCCGCCGCGCCGCCCGACCGCTCCGCCCCGCAGCCCGCGACGCCGCCGCTGCACGGCCGGCTCGTGCTGTTGCTCGCCGCCGCAGCCGGCCTCGCCGTCGCGCCGCTCTACTACAGCCAGCCGATGCTCGGCGTGCTCGGGCCGGACATCGGCGCGTCGGCCCGCGCGATCGGCTTCGTGCCGATGCTCACGCAACTCGGCTACGCGCTCGGCATCCTGCTGCTCGCGCCGCTCGGCGACCGCTACGACCGGCGCCGCGTGATCCTCGTGAAGGCGGCCGCGCTGGTCGGCTCGCTGCTGCTCGCGGCGGGGTCGCCGTCGCTCGGGGTGCTGCTCGTCGCGAGCTTCGCGATCGGGCTGTCCGCGACGATGGCGCAGGACGTCGTGCCGGCCGCCGCGACGCTCGCGCCGGACCTGCATCGCGGCAAGGTGGTCGGCACCGTGATGACCGGGCTGCTGATGGGCATCCTGCTGTCGCGGGTGGTCAGCGGCATGGTGGCCGAACGCTTCAGCTGGCGCGCGATGTTCGTCGCGGCGGCCGTCAGCGTCGCGGCGATCGGGTTCGCGGCCGCGCGCGGGCTGCCCGCGTTCCAGCCGACGACCAGCGTGTCGTACCGCTCGCTGATCGGCTCGCTCGGCACGCTGTGGCGGCGGCACCCGGCGCTGCGCCGCGCGGCGCTCGCGCAGGGCCTGCTGTCGGTCGGCTTCAGCGCGTTCTGGTCGACGCTCGCGATCATGCTGCACGACGCGCCGTTCCATCTCGGCAGCGCGGCGGCCGGCGCGTTCGGCCTCGCGGGCGCGGCCGGCGCGCTCGCCGCGCCGATCGCCGGCCGCATCTCGGACCGGCGCGGCCCGGAATGGGTGACGCGCTTCGGGATCGGCGTCGTCGCGGTGTCGTTCGCGGCGATGGCGTTCGCAGCGGTGCTGTCGCCGCATGCGCAACTCGGCCTGATCGCGGTGAGCACGGTCGGCTTCGACCTCGGCATCCAGGCGTCGCTGATCGCGCACCAGACGATCGTGTACGGGATCGACCCGGCTTCGCGCAGCCGGCTGAACGCGGTGCTGTTCGTCGGCGTGTTCATCGGCATGGCGACCGGCGCGGCGCTCGGCAGCCTGCTGCTCGCGCAGTGGGGCTGGGGCGGTGTGATCGCGCTCGCGGTCGCGACGGCGGTGGCGGCGATGGCGGTGCGAGTGTGGCCGCGTAAGGGCTGA
- a CDS encoding methyl-accepting chemotaxis protein, translated as MFSRLSISVRLWATIALLGLLIFATGLLGQFGMQRSNAALGYAYSNQLAAALNIGKANLNLTIVRTTLDRVLLHPDSPDVPNLIKKALDYRDVSENAWRAYAALPHSDDERALADSVSAARAAMLTQGIQPMVDALKQGDHQTADTIAMTTLPPLSVALTKSSTALETWQHAHGQQVFDEAERLFGWLRIGGIALIVFGLVICVGCSYGLHRSIAAPLAYVLAALQRISAGDLTVSLQTRSRDEMGRLIEGLKTMQQELAQTVRQVTRSSESIAAATRQIAAGNGDLSQRTEEQAASLQQTAASMEELTATVKHNADSARTAQTLADNAHDVVARSARVVGDAVQTMDQIDQSSQKIADITGVIEGIAFQTNILALNAAVEAARAGDQGRGFAVVAGEVRSLAQRAGTAAKEIKELIGESVERVATGTKFVRSAGDTMGEIRQSIGQVATIMKEIAHASDEQRDGIEQVSRAVSQMDEVSQQNAALVEQAAAAAASLDDQAGALRDAVSVFRLA; from the coding sequence ATGTTTTCTCGTCTTTCGATCTCCGTCCGGCTGTGGGCCACCATCGCGCTGCTCGGTCTGCTGATCTTCGCGACCGGGCTGCTTGGCCAGTTCGGCATGCAACGCTCGAACGCCGCGCTCGGCTACGCGTATTCGAACCAGCTCGCGGCGGCGCTCAACATCGGCAAGGCGAACCTGAACCTGACGATCGTGCGCACGACGCTCGATCGCGTGCTGCTGCATCCGGATTCGCCGGACGTGCCGAACCTGATCAAGAAGGCGCTCGATTACCGCGACGTGTCGGAGAACGCGTGGCGCGCGTACGCGGCGCTGCCGCACAGCGACGACGAGCGGGCGCTCGCGGACAGCGTCAGCGCCGCGCGCGCCGCGATGCTCACGCAGGGCATCCAGCCGATGGTCGACGCGCTGAAGCAGGGCGACCACCAGACCGCCGACACGATCGCGATGACAACGCTGCCACCGCTGTCGGTCGCGCTGACGAAGAGTTCGACCGCGCTCGAAACGTGGCAGCACGCGCATGGGCAGCAGGTGTTCGACGAAGCGGAGCGGCTGTTCGGCTGGCTGCGCATCGGCGGCATCGCGCTGATCGTGTTCGGCCTCGTGATCTGCGTGGGCTGTTCGTACGGGCTGCACCGTTCGATCGCGGCGCCGCTCGCGTATGTGCTCGCCGCGTTGCAGCGCATCTCGGCCGGCGACCTGACGGTGTCGCTCCAGACGCGTTCGCGCGACGAGATGGGCCGCCTGATCGAAGGGCTGAAGACGATGCAGCAGGAACTCGCGCAGACCGTGCGCCAGGTGACGCGCAGTTCGGAGTCGATCGCGGCGGCGACGCGCCAGATCGCGGCCGGCAACGGCGACCTGTCGCAGCGCACCGAGGAGCAGGCGGCGTCGCTTCAGCAGACCGCCGCGAGCATGGAGGAATTGACTGCGACGGTGAAGCACAACGCGGACAGCGCGCGCACCGCGCAGACGCTGGCGGACAACGCGCACGACGTGGTCGCGCGCAGCGCGCGGGTGGTCGGCGACGCGGTGCAGACGATGGACCAGATCGACCAAAGCTCGCAGAAGATCGCGGACATCACCGGCGTGATCGAGGGCATCGCGTTCCAGACCAACATCCTTGCGCTGAACGCGGCGGTCGAGGCCGCGCGCGCGGGCGACCAGGGACGCGGTTTCGCGGTGGTCGCGGGCGAGGTGCGTTCGCTCGCGCAGCGCGCGGGCACTGCGGCGAAGGAGATCAAGGAACTGATCGGCGAGTCGGTGGAGCGCGTCGCGACCGGCACGAAGTTCGTGCGCTCGGCGGGCGACACGATGGGCGAGATCCGCCAGTCGATCGGCCAGGTCGCGACGATCATGAAGGAGATCGCGCACGCGTCCGACGAGCAGCGCGACGGCATCGAGCAGGTGAGCCGCGCGGTGTCGCAGATGGACGAGGTCTCGCAGCAGAACGCGGCGCTCGTCGAGCAGGCGGCCGCTGCCGCCGCGTCGCTGGACGACCAGGCGGGCGCGCTGCGCGACGCGGTGTCGGTGTTCCGGCTCGCGTGA
- a CDS encoding LysR family transcriptional regulator: MPDTQDLSRPPAASAGDAGYRFQLMETFVRIVESGSLSAAAEQLNATQPTVSRRLQALERSLGVRLLHRTTHSMRLTVDGERCFKRAKELLASWASFEADLRGAQQEPEGLLRVAVPHAFGQTIFVGPLVAFVNAHPRVTVEWLLKDEVPDFLGSGIDCAIHVGEPADPSVVALRIADVPRIVAAAPAVLQGIDVPDHPDGLAALPWLALRTYYRTEVSLTHDTTGETRRFSIRPRISTDSLFALRGAAVQGLGAFVGSSWLFSDDLAQGRLVRLAPRWRAAPLPVYLTYPHAQFYPSRLTRFVAAMREAVPGLIARADV, encoded by the coding sequence ATGCCTGACACACAAGACCTTTCGCGCCCGCCTGCCGCCTCGGCGGGCGACGCCGGGTATCGTTTCCAGCTGATGGAAACGTTCGTGCGTATAGTCGAATCCGGCAGCCTGTCGGCGGCGGCGGAGCAGTTGAACGCGACGCAGCCGACCGTCAGCCGCCGGCTCCAGGCGCTGGAGCGCTCGCTCGGCGTGCGCCTGCTGCACCGGACCACGCATTCGATGCGGCTGACGGTCGACGGCGAACGCTGCTTCAAGCGCGCGAAGGAACTGCTGGCAAGCTGGGCGTCGTTCGAGGCGGACCTGCGCGGCGCGCAGCAGGAGCCCGAGGGGCTGCTGCGGGTCGCGGTTCCGCATGCGTTCGGGCAGACGATCTTCGTCGGGCCGCTGGTGGCGTTCGTGAACGCGCATCCGCGCGTGACCGTCGAGTGGCTGCTGAAGGACGAGGTGCCCGATTTCCTCGGCAGCGGGATCGACTGCGCGATTCACGTCGGCGAACCGGCGGACCCGTCCGTCGTCGCGCTGCGGATCGCCGACGTGCCGCGCATCGTCGCGGCCGCGCCGGCCGTGCTGCAAGGCATCGACGTGCCGGACCATCCGGACGGGCTCGCCGCGCTGCCGTGGCTCGCGCTGCGCACCTACTACCGGACCGAGGTGTCGCTGACGCATGACACGACCGGCGAGACGCGGCGCTTTTCGATCCGGCCGCGCATCAGCACCGACAGCCTGTTCGCGCTGCGCGGCGCGGCGGTGCAGGGGCTCGGCGCGTTCGTCGGCTCGTCGTGGCTGTTTTCGGACGATCTCGCGCAGGGCCGGCTCGTGCGGCTCGCGCCGCGCTGGCGGGCCGCGCCGCTGCCGGTCTATCTGACCTATCCGCACGCGCAGTTCTATCCGTCGCGGCTCACGCGCTTCGTCGCGGCGATGCGCGAAGCGGTGCCGGGGCTGATCGCGCGCGCGGACGTTTGA
- a CDS encoding class II aldolase/adducin family protein: MNAIVQPAAGQPAAAIHPDEWHARVQLAACYRIFDMLGWTELIYNHITLRVPESARGGARQFLINPFGLHYSEVTASNLVKIDATGRVLDGSRYPVNPAGFVVHAAIHEGIADAHCVMHTHTTAGVAVASLDSGLAQDNFYSAQLFDRVAYHDFEGITVHADEGPRLLADIGDRQAVILRNHGLLAWGPTLAQTFAVLWTLNRACEIQMATHSMGRARPVSDEVARRSSRDALQFDPRHGAGQDVLDALIRKVDRIDTSYRS, encoded by the coding sequence ATGAACGCCATCGTACAGCCGGCCGCCGGCCAGCCCGCCGCCGCGATCCATCCGGACGAATGGCATGCGCGCGTGCAACTCGCCGCCTGCTACCGGATCTTCGACATGCTCGGCTGGACCGAGCTGATCTACAACCACATCACGCTGCGCGTGCCGGAAAGCGCGCGCGGCGGCGCGCGGCAGTTCCTGATCAACCCGTTCGGGTTGCATTACAGCGAGGTCACCGCGAGCAATCTCGTGAAGATCGACGCGACCGGCCGCGTGCTCGACGGCTCGCGGTATCCGGTGAATCCGGCGGGTTTCGTCGTGCATGCGGCGATCCATGAAGGCATCGCCGACGCGCACTGCGTGATGCATACGCACACGACGGCGGGCGTCGCGGTCGCGAGCCTCGACAGCGGGCTCGCGCAGGACAACTTCTACAGCGCGCAGCTATTCGACCGGGTCGCGTATCACGACTTCGAGGGCATCACCGTGCATGCGGACGAAGGGCCGCGCCTGCTCGCGGACATCGGCGACCGGCAGGCGGTGATCCTGCGCAATCACGGGCTGCTCGCGTGGGGGCCGACGCTCGCGCAGACGTTCGCGGTGCTGTGGACGCTGAACCGCGCGTGCGAGATCCAGATGGCGACGCATTCGATGGGCCGCGCGCGGCCGGTGTCCGACGAGGTCGCGCGGCGCTCGTCGCGCGACGCGTTGCAGTTCGATCCGCGTCACGGCGCGGGGCAGGACGTGCTCGACGCGCTGATCCGCAAGGTCGATCGCATCGACACGAGCTACAGGAGCTGA
- a CDS encoding LysR family transcriptional regulator, translating to MPLTRITLRQYEAFLAIADLHSLSAAAARLGLTASAVSQMLAELEDELGFRLFDRTTRRVELSSAGRDFLASADGVLRHVRAAEQSASDIRNRAAGIVRVGAPLVLAATALPAAIAQYATLKPKVVVRVVDIVVEQLVEQVASGDVDLAIGPDRPTGNRVHCRPAFESPWVLWCSGAHPLAARRRLRWHDLRGVPVVATGRDHERSVAQMLADVPADSRIMPVEIVDNVTTAFGLAAAGVAVTLAPAYVAPLARTFGLVMRRVTDPETIRKVGVYSPAERAPSPAASGFAEFVGEWIARWDRETQRG from the coding sequence ATGCCGCTCACCCGCATCACCCTCCGCCAGTACGAAGCGTTCCTCGCGATCGCCGACCTGCACAGCCTGAGCGCCGCCGCCGCGCGGCTCGGCCTCACCGCGTCCGCGGTCAGCCAGATGCTCGCCGAACTGGAAGACGAACTGGGCTTCCGGCTGTTCGACCGGACCACGCGGCGCGTCGAGCTGTCGAGCGCGGGCCGCGATTTCCTCGCGTCCGCGGACGGCGTGCTGCGCCACGTGCGCGCGGCCGAGCAGTCCGCGAGCGACATCCGCAACCGCGCGGCCGGCATCGTGCGGGTCGGCGCGCCGCTCGTGCTCGCGGCCACCGCGCTGCCGGCCGCGATCGCGCAGTACGCGACGCTGAAGCCGAAGGTCGTCGTGCGGGTGGTCGATATCGTCGTCGAGCAACTGGTCGAGCAGGTCGCGAGCGGCGACGTCGATCTCGCGATCGGACCGGACCGCCCCACCGGCAACCGCGTGCATTGCCGGCCGGCGTTCGAGAGTCCGTGGGTGCTGTGGTGCTCGGGCGCGCATCCGCTCGCGGCGCGGCGGCGGCTGCGCTGGCACGATCTGCGCGGCGTGCCGGTCGTCGCGACCGGGCGCGACCACGAGCGCAGCGTCGCGCAGATGCTCGCCGACGTGCCGGCCGATTCGCGCATCATGCCGGTCGAGATCGTCGACAACGTGACGACCGCGTTCGGCCTCGCGGCCGCGGGCGTCGCGGTGACGCTCGCGCCGGCCTACGTCGCGCCGCTCGCGAGAACGTTCGGGCTGGTGATGCGGCGCGTGACCGATCCGGAGACGATCCGCAAGGTCGGCGTGTATTCGCCGGCGGAACGCGCGCCGTCGCCGGCGGCGAGCGGGTTTGCGGAGTTCGTCGGGGAGTGGATCGCGCGGTGGGATCGGGAGACGCAGCGGGGGTAA
- a CDS encoding SMP-30/gluconolactonase/LRE family protein: MNTIAPVCEWPVEATLGEGPVWHAAERAVYFVDIKSRRVHRLSVDTGERRTWDAPAQPGFVLPLDDGAFVCGLQGGLHRFTPADGTFSMVLPVEADRPGNRLNDGYVDAQGRLWFGSMDDAEEAPGGVLYRVDTDGALVAQDRDYVITNGPAASPDGRTLYHVDTLRRVIYAFDLAADGELSGRRVFAAIAGAGYPDGLTVDADGFVWIALFGGARIERYAPDGTLVGHVAFPCPNVTKLAFGGDDLRTVYATTARKGLDADALARAPLAGALFSFRAPVAGQEQQQCRVAFRV; the protein is encoded by the coding sequence ATGAACACGATCGCTCCTGTCTGCGAATGGCCGGTCGAGGCCACGCTCGGCGAAGGGCCGGTATGGCACGCGGCGGAACGCGCCGTGTACTTCGTCGATATCAAGTCGCGCCGCGTGCATCGGCTGTCGGTCGATACCGGCGAGCGCCGCACGTGGGATGCGCCGGCGCAGCCCGGTTTTGTGCTGCCGCTCGATGACGGCGCATTCGTCTGCGGGCTGCAAGGCGGCCTGCATCGCTTCACGCCGGCGGACGGAACGTTTTCGATGGTGCTGCCGGTCGAGGCAGACCGTCCGGGCAACCGGCTCAACGACGGTTACGTCGATGCGCAAGGCCGCCTGTGGTTCGGCTCGATGGACGACGCGGAGGAAGCGCCGGGCGGCGTGCTGTATCGCGTCGATACGGACGGCGCGCTGGTCGCGCAGGACCGCGACTACGTGATTACGAACGGGCCGGCCGCGAGTCCGGACGGGCGCACGCTTTATCACGTCGATACGCTGCGGCGCGTGATCTATGCGTTCGATCTCGCCGCCGACGGCGAGTTGAGCGGCAGGCGCGTGTTCGCGGCGATCGCCGGCGCTGGTTATCCGGACGGCCTGACGGTCGACGCGGACGGCTTCGTGTGGATCGCGCTGTTCGGCGGCGCGCGGATCGAGCGGTATGCGCCGGACGGCACGCTGGTGGGTCACGTCGCGTTTCCGTGTCCGAACGTGACGAAACTCGCGTTCGGCGGCGACGACCTGCGCACCGTGTATGCGACGACCGCGCGGAAGGGGCTCGACGCCGACGCGCTCGCCCGCGCGCCGCTGGCCGGCGCGTTGTTCTCGTTTCGCGCGCCGGTCGCGGGGCAGGAGCAGCAGCAGTGTCGGGTTGCGTTTCGCGTGTAG